Proteins found in one Pyrus communis chromosome 15, drPyrComm1.1, whole genome shotgun sequence genomic segment:
- the LOC137717151 gene encoding F-box/LRR-repeat protein At3g59190-like: MGSKSKRASRLQDRISDLPDSVLCHILSFLPTKYSVRTNVLSTRWKNMWAAVPNIDLDNEDFPNYHGFTMFVDRVLLFRGSSDIENFRLDCHCMGDFPRIDAWIRTAIMRNVAELDLCVEPHEQNIFELPKGFFMCKTLRVLKLMSIRYPDNDLIEKFLSRCRAVEDLTINGVVGEHEVWNFNNSALGLKTLRIDLETAPD; the protein is encoded by the exons ATGGGTTCGAAGTCCAAGCGTGCTTCAAGACTTCAAGATAGGATCAGCGACTTACCGGATTCAGTTCTTTGTCACATACTTTCCTTTCTTCCAACAAAATATTCTGTGAGGACTAATGTTTTGTCTACAAGATGGAAGAACATGTGGGCCGCTGTTCCCAATATAGATTTGGACAATGAGGATTTTCCCAACTATCATGGTTTTACGATGTTTGTTGATCGTGTACTTCTCTTCCGTGGCTCATCCgacattgaaaattttcgtcTGGATTGTCACTGTATGGGGGATTTCCCTCGTATTGATGCTTGGATTCGCACAGCCATTATGCGTAATGTTGCTGAACTTGATCTTTGTGTTGAACCACATGAGCAGAATATTTTTGAGTTGCCTAAAGgctttttcatgtgcaaaacaCTGAGGGTTCTGAAGTTGATGTCAA TTAGGTATCCTGATAACGACCTGATAGAAAAGTTTTTGTCTCGCTGCCGGGCAGTTGAAGATTTAACTATAAATGGAGTTGTTGGAGAACATGAAGTTTGGAATTTCAATAACTCTGCACTTGGACTGAAGACCTTAAGAATAGATTTGGAAACTGCCCCTGATTGA
- the LOC137718611 gene encoding putative F-box/FBD/LRR-repeat protein At3g49030, with the protein MNNECIDAPKLENFDYEQIFLSNCVLENAKSLVKATIHFDEHFACECPVHASRVTTLLLQICNVKCLSLAAHCLEVCQLPAFANLSQLKLVLNACYSWWAEFLQRSPVLEYLVLDFDVFSSCGFESELVREYPHFQFKLPRVRWNPPDFVPSCLLTHLKTICITGLMGRPHEMEVAKFLLENVKVLEKNDNTYLSWYFAYEEGIIQEVFDVSSGFEHMRG; encoded by the exons ATGAATAACGAGTGCATTGATGCgccaaagcttgaaaactttgattaCGAGCAGATTTTCTTGTCAAATTGTGTATTGGAGAATGCAAAATCCCTGGTCAAAGCCACTATTCATTTCGATGAACATTTTGCTTGTGAATGTCCTGTCCATGCTAGCCGCGTAACTACTCTTCTGCTACAAATTTGTAACGTTAAATGTCTGTCTCTTGCGGCACATTGTTTGGAG GTCTGTCAGCTGCCTGCTTTTGCTAATTTGAGCCAACTGAAGCTAGTTCTTAATGCTTGCTATTCTTGGTGGGCAGAGTTCCTCCAGAGATCACCCGTTCTGGAATATCTTGTCTTAGACTTTGAT GTCTTCAGTAGTTGTGGTTTTGAATCTGAGCTGGTACGAGAATACCCACATTTTCAATTCAAGTTGCCAAGGGTTCGATGGAATCCGCCAGATTTTGTGCCTAGTTGTTTGCTGACGCACCTTAAGACTATCTGTATAACAGGATTAATGGGAAGGCCGCATGAGATGGAAGTGGCAAAATTTTTGCTAGAAAATGTAAAGGTTTTGGAAAAGAATGACAATACATACCTGTCGTGGTATTTTGCGTACGAGGAAGGAATTATACAAGAAGTTTTTGATGTTTCATCAGGGTTCGAACACATGCGAGGTTGA
- the LOC137717877 gene encoding pentatricopeptide repeat-containing protein At5g18475: MNAMRVNKSQCRWFSSSPSTLSSSLPWISPLHFSRVKLHKPDPPPETTDTQTETRRKGKYISHESAINLIKRGRDPQHALEIFNMVSEQKGFNHNNATYGTILQKLAQSKKFKAIDAILHQMTYETCKFHEGIFLNLMSHFSKSSMHERVLEMFYAIQPIVREKPSLKSISTCLNLLIEANQVDLAQQFLTHLKKNFSFKPNTCIVNILVKHHCKNGDLDSAFEVLKEMKRFKISYPNLITYSTLLGGLCESGRLAEAMELFEEMISKDQILPDALTYNILINGFCHGGKVDRARKILEFMKSNGCNPNVFNYTALMNGLCKEKRLKEAREVFHEMMSFGIKPDTVGYTGLINCCCRTGKVNEAIELLKEMKERECKADTVTFNVILGGLCREGRIEDALEMLEKLPYEGVYLNKASYRIVLNLLCQKGELKKATALLGLMMGRGFIPHYATSNELLVRISEAGMAEEASMALFGLMEMGFKPLPDSWAVLVESICRERKLLSAFELLDELVVGEQD, encoded by the coding sequence ATGAATGCTATGAGAGTGAATAAAAGTCAGTGCCGTTGGTTCTCATCCTCTCCTTCGACACTCTCATCGTCACTTCCATGGATCTCTCCTCTTCACTTTTCAAGAGTCAAACTTCACAAACCAGACCCCCCACCCGAAACCACAGACACCCAGACAGAAACGAGGAGGAAAGGCAAATATATTTCTCACGAATCTGCCATCAACTTAATCAAACGTGGGAGAGATCCACAGCATGCCTTGGAAATATTTAACATGGTATCTGAACAAAAGGGTTTTAATCACAACAATGCCACCTATGGAACTATCCTCCAGAAGCTTGCTCAGTCCAAGAAGTTCAAGGCTATCGATGCAATTCTTCATCAAATGACCTATGAGACCTGCAAATTTCATGAGGGTATATTCCTTAATCTCATGAGCCATTTTTCAAAATCCTCTATGCATGAAAGAGTGCTTGAAATGTTCTATGCTATCCAGCCAATAGTTCGAGAAAAACCGTCTCTCAAATCCATCAGTACTTGTCTCAATTTACTGATTGAAGCAAATCAGGTTGATTTGGCCCAACAATTTCTCACGCATTTGAAAAAGAACTTTAGCTTCAAGCCAAATACATGCATTGTCAACATCTTGGTTAAGCACCATTGCAAGAATGGGGATCTTGATTCTGCTTTTGAGGTTCTGAAGGAAATGAAAAGGTTCAAAATTTCTTACCCTAATTTGATTACATATTCAACTCTCTTGGGTGGTCTCTGTGAAAGTGGAAGACTCGCAGAAGCAATGGAGTTGTTCGAAGAAATGATCTCAAAGGACCAAATCTTGCCTGATGCCCTAACTTACAACATTTTGATTAATGGGTTTTGCCATGGTGGCAAAGTCGACAGGGCTAGGAAGATATTGGAGTTTATGAAGAGCAATGGATGCAACCCAAATGTATTCAATTATACCGCTCTGATGAACGGTTTATGTAAAGAGAAGAGATTGAAGGAGGCCAGGGAAGTTTTCCATGAAATGATGAGCTTCGGTATAAAGCCTGATACGGTTGGATACACTGGTCTGATTAATTGCTGCTGTAGGACTGGGAAAGTGAATGAAGCTATAGAGTTGCTCAAAGagatgaaagagagagagtgcaAAGCTGATACCGTGACTTTCAATGTGATACTCGGAGGGTTGTGCAGAGAAGGCAGAATTGAGGATGCTCTTGAGATGCTGGAGAAACTTCCTTACGAGGGTGTCTATCTCAACAAGGCAAGCTACAGGATTGTGTTGAATCTCTTGTGTCAAAAAGGTGAATTGAAGAAGGCGACTGCGTTGTTGGGGTTAATGATGGGTAGGGGGTTCATACCACATTATGCAACTTCAAATGAGTTGCTGGTTCGCATTTCTGAGGCTGGAATGGCAGAAGAGGCGTCCATGGCTTTGTTTGGATTAATGGAGATGGGGTTTAAGCCACTGCCTGATTCCTGGGCTGTTTTGGTTGAATCAATCTGCAGAGAAAGAAAGCTTCTGTCTGCATTTGAACTTCTCGATGAGTTGGTTGTTGGAGAGCAGGATTAA
- the LOC137716916 gene encoding 14-3-3-like protein G-BOX factor 14 kappa — translation MASVVPDNLTRDQYVYLAKLSEQAERYEEMVQFMEKLVVGSTPAAELTVEERNLLSVAYKNVIGSLRAAWRIVSSIEQKEEGRKNEEHVVLVKEYRSKVESELSDVCASILKLLDSNLVPSASASESKVFYLKMKGDYHRYMAEFKSAEERKTAAEDTMLAYKAAQDIALADLSPTHPIRLGLALNFSVFYYEILNQSDKACSMAKQAFEEAIAELDTLGEESYKDSTLIMQLLRDNLTLWTSDASDQLDEA, via the exons ATGGCTTCCGTTGTCCCCGATAACCTCACCAGGGACCAGTACGTGTACCTGGCGAAGCTCTCCGAGCAAGCGGAGCGCTATGAGGAGATGGTCCAGTTCATGGAGAAGCTGGTCGTTGGTTCGACTCCGGCCGCCGAGCTGACCGTCGAGGAGCGCAACCTTCTCTCCGTCGCGTACAAGAACGTGATCGGCTCGCTCCGTGCCGCCTGGCGCATAGTGTCGTCGATCGAGCAGAAGGAGGAGGGCCGGAAGAACGAGGAACACGTGGTGCTTGTCAAGGAGTACAGATCCAAGGTCGAGTCCGAGCTCTCTGATGTCTGCGCTAGCATATTGAAGCTCTTGGACTCCAATCTTGTGCCGTCGGCGTCGGCCAGTGAGTCCAAGGTCTTCTATCTGAAGATGAAGGGCGACTACCACCGCTACATGGCGGAGTTCAAGTCCGCCGAGGAGAGAAAGACTGCTGCTGAGGACACCATGCTTGCTTACAAGGCTGCCCAG GACATAGCGCTTGCGGATCTGTCACCAACTCATCCAATAAGATTGGGTCTGGCACTGAATTTCTCAGTGTTCTACTATGAGATTCTCAATCAGTCTGATAAAGCTTGCAGCATGGCCAAACAG GCATTTGAGGAAGCTATTGCTGAGCTAGACACTCTGGGAGAAGAATCATACAAGGACAGCACTCTAATCATGCAACTTCTAAGGGACAACCTCACTCTTTGGACTTCTGATGCTTCG GACCAGTTGGACGAGGCATAG
- the LOC137716917 gene encoding protein CutA, chloroplastic-like has translation MASTLCCRADALRTISSSATIRRRLPLVGAFCVFTLGISNLLPTLSFSAFRTGTAQSLPFTPLLRSKFGSQSAGVGSVRMEGSSDTTVPSIVVYVTVPSREVGKKLAESLVREKLAACVNLVPGIESIYEWKGEVQTDSEELLIIKTRQSLFEALTAHVKANHPYDVPEVIALPINAGSLPYLEWIKNSTRD, from the exons ATGGCTTCTACACTCTGCTGCAGAGCCGACGCCCTTCGAACCATCTCCTCCTCCGCCACAATTCGACGCCGTCTTCCCCTGGTGGGAGCATTCTGCGTATTCACCTTGGGCATCTCCAACCTCCTTCCCACTCTCTCCTTCTCCGCCTTCAGAACGGGCACCGCTCAGTCTCTCCCTTTTACCCCTCTCTTGAG ATCAAAGTTTGGGAGCCAATCAGCAGGCGTTGGTTCTGTGAGAATGGAAGGGAGTAGCGATACTACTGTTCCAAGCATTGTTGTTTATGTGACTGTGCCCAGCAGAGAAGTAG GAAAGAAGTTGGCTGAAAGCTTAGTCAGAGAAAAACTTGCAGCCTGTGTTAACCTAGTGCCAG GCATTGAGTCCATCTATGAGTGGAAAGGAGAG GTCCAGACAGATTCTGAAGAACTTCTTATAATCAAGACAAGGCAATCCCTTTTTGAAGCTTTGACCGCGCATGTCAAGGCAAACCATCCATACGA TGTTCCGGAAGTTATTGCCTTACCTATCAACGCGGGCAGTCTCCCGTACCTAGAATGGATCAAAAACAGCACAAGGGACTGA